A single window of Anaerocolumna chitinilytica DNA harbors:
- a CDS encoding ABC transporter permease — protein MLKYIIKRLLIAIPVLLGITIIDFFLMSLAGNPLQMLQGARVSQEAVEIKRIALGLNQPVYIQYFMWLKQLLHGNLGESMKNYQPVAGMIKTYIGPTLLLMGTSLLVSMIIAIPAGIYSAVKQYSAGDYTVVTLSFLGTSVPGFFLALILIYVFTIKLKVLPSSGMTTLGSESSAWDVIKHMIMPVIVLAASMAGNNIRYIRSSMLEILDKEYLRTAKAKGIGRFKVINKHGLRNALLPVITVLGMEIPVLFGGAIIIEQVFSWPGLGLMTMSAIINRDYPVIMGVCLISALVVLAANLLTDILYALADPTIQYK, from the coding sequence ATGCTTAAATATATTATCAAAAGGCTTCTGATTGCTATTCCGGTTCTATTGGGTATTACGATAATTGATTTCTTCCTGATGAGTCTGGCGGGAAATCCTCTGCAGATGTTGCAGGGTGCCAGGGTATCACAAGAAGCCGTTGAGATTAAAAGGATTGCCCTTGGACTTAATCAACCTGTTTATATTCAGTACTTTATGTGGTTGAAGCAATTGCTTCATGGAAATTTGGGAGAATCTATGAAAAATTATCAACCGGTTGCCGGCATGATAAAGACTTATATAGGACCAACTCTTTTACTGATGGGTACATCTTTATTAGTAAGTATGATTATTGCAATACCGGCAGGAATCTACAGCGCTGTAAAGCAATATTCTGCAGGAGATTATACTGTAGTAACCCTTTCCTTTCTTGGAACCAGTGTTCCGGGATTTTTTCTGGCATTAATTTTAATTTATGTATTTACCATTAAGCTTAAGGTACTGCCATCCAGCGGTATGACCACTTTGGGAAGTGAGAGCAGTGCCTGGGATGTAATAAAGCATATGATTATGCCAGTAATTGTACTTGCTGCTTCCATGGCAGGTAATAATATTCGTTATATCAGAAGCTCTATGTTAGAAATTTTGGACAAAGAATATCTAAGAACAGCAAAGGCTAAGGGAATCGGAAGATTTAAGGTAATCAACAAACATGGTTTGCGTAATGCCCTTCTTCCTGTTATTACGGTCTTAGGTATGGAAATCCCGGTATTGTTCGGAGGAGCAATTATTATTGAACAGGTATTTAGCTGGCCGGGGCTTGGATTGATGACTATGAGTGCCATAATAAATAGAGATTATCCGGTAATTATGGGGGTATGTCTCATCTCGGCACTTGTTGTTCTGGCAGCCAATCTGCTGACCGATATTCTTTATGCTCTTGCTGACCCGACAATTCAGTATAAATAG
- a CDS encoding ABC transporter permease — MKRKKTDNSGKKAIRGRVLKRFFRHKLAAIGLVFIVTAVLFAVFAPLIAPFNPNKVVGDFGAPPTKSFLLGTDQVGRDVFSRLLYGMRISLFVGITATLLSTVIGVVLGLLSGYFGGALDNIIMRFTDMVMSFPYILLVLVAAAIFKPGLTTIVLILGFVDWPGVARLVRGNVLSIREKPYIQADIVAGMPKRYILFSEILPNTIAPILVYATSVIAISMLDEAALSFLGMGIQPPTASLGNMLNGAQSLSILTSKPWLWLPPGIVIILLVISINFVGDALRDAFDPSGK, encoded by the coding sequence ATGAAGAGAAAGAAAACTGATAACAGTGGAAAGAAAGCAATTCGTGGAAGGGTCCTAAAGCGTTTTTTCAGGCATAAGCTTGCGGCAATAGGCTTAGTATTTATTGTTACTGCCGTTCTTTTTGCTGTATTTGCACCCCTTATAGCTCCATTTAATCCTAATAAGGTGGTAGGTGATTTCGGAGCACCACCTACAAAGTCCTTTCTTCTTGGAACAGACCAGGTCGGCAGGGATGTTTTTAGCAGATTGTTATATGGTATGAGAATTTCTCTTTTTGTTGGTATAACGGCAACCTTGCTTTCAACGGTAATCGGTGTCGTGTTAGGACTTTTATCAGGGTATTTTGGCGGGGCTCTGGACAACATAATAATGCGTTTTACTGATATGGTTATGTCCTTTCCTTACATACTCTTAGTACTTGTAGCTGCGGCAATCTTTAAACCGGGACTTACTACCATTGTCTTAATCCTGGGGTTTGTTGATTGGCCGGGAGTAGCAAGGCTTGTTCGCGGAAATGTACTCTCGATAAGGGAGAAGCCCTATATCCAGGCAGATATAGTAGCAGGAATGCCAAAACGGTATATACTATTTTCGGAGATACTTCCCAATACAATAGCTCCAATATTAGTTTATGCAACCTCAGTTATCGCAATCTCCATGCTGGATGAGGCAGCTCTGAGCTTTTTGGGAATGGGAATTCAACCTCCAACTGCAAGCCTCGGCAATATGTTAAACGGAGCTCAGTCCCTTTCCATACTTACCTCAAAGCCTTGGCTGTGGCTGCCGCCGGGGATTGTAATTATACTTCTGGTTATTAGCATTAACTTTGTAGGAGATGCATTAAGAGATGCCTTTGATCCATCCGGCAAATAA
- a CDS encoding peptidase C39 → MKNRLSYQTSEYDCGPTTLLNAMRYLFEREEIVPDILKAISLYTLDEYNSEGESGKSGTSRMAMMYLSKWFNQFGETKRFPIYTEMLLDDQVWIKQNSGIAGCLQQEGVAIIRCWLDGYQHYILLTGIEEEYICLFDPYDYEKPIDGINVIKVDDQPKKMNRKVKMDIFNEESTKTYAFGKVENREAMLLYNSKLRKTPEKSIEYFI, encoded by the coding sequence ATGAAAAATAGATTAAGTTATCAGACCTCAGAATATGACTGCGGGCCAACGACCCTTTTAAATGCTATGCGGTATCTGTTTGAAAGGGAAGAAATTGTACCGGATATTTTAAAAGCTATCTCTTTATATACCTTGGATGAATATAACAGTGAAGGAGAATCCGGTAAAAGTGGTACTTCCCGCATGGCAATGATGTATTTGTCAAAATGGTTTAACCAGTTTGGAGAAACGAAGCGTTTTCCCATCTATACAGAGATGCTTCTGGATGACCAGGTATGGATTAAACAAAATAGTGGAATAGCAGGCTGCCTTCAACAGGAAGGGGTAGCAATCATCAGATGCTGGCTGGACGGCTATCAGCATTACATTCTGCTAACAGGTATTGAAGAGGAGTATATCTGTTTATTTGATCCTTATGATTATGAGAAGCCAATAGATGGGATTAATGTTATAAAAGTCGATGACCAGCCAAAGAAGATGAACCGTAAAGTAAAAATGGATATTTTTAATGAGGAAAGTACGAAAACTTATGCCTTTGGTAAGGTTGAAAACAGAGAAGCAATGCTTTTATATAACAGTAAGTTAAGGAAGACCCCTGAGAAGTCAATTGAATATTTTATATAA
- a CDS encoding ABC transporter ATP-binding protein yields the protein MERPLIKVSGLKKYYPVRGGIIPHTIGSLKAVDGVDFTIYEGETLGLVGESGCGKSTIGKQLAVLEKPTDGKVFYKEIDITSDKPALPKELRREVQMVFQDPYSSLNPRKSIGDILSAPMLYHKLATRAELENKICKLLDMVGLPANARYKYPLEFSGGQRQRIGIARALSLNPRLIICDEPVSALDVSIQAQVLNLLVDLQKELKLTYLFIGHGLEAVKYVSNRIAVMYLGRIVEIADAKELFTNPIHPYTKALVSAAPVPDPDVRDRERLVLKGEIPSLNHVPSGCHFHPRCPFAREECRVTDPALLAVPNQNGHHVACPVLMNGEEAKDA from the coding sequence ATGGAACGACCCCTAATAAAGGTTTCCGGCCTCAAAAAGTATTATCCTGTCAGAGGAGGAATTATCCCTCATACGATTGGTTCACTTAAGGCTGTGGATGGGGTTGATTTTACAATATATGAAGGAGAAACTCTCGGTCTGGTAGGAGAATCCGGTTGCGGTAAATCCACTATCGGTAAGCAGCTCGCTGTTCTCGAGAAGCCTACAGATGGGAAAGTATTTTATAAAGAAATAGATATAACATCCGATAAACCTGCCTTGCCGAAAGAACTTCGCAGAGAGGTTCAGATGGTCTTTCAGGACCCGTATTCTTCCTTGAATCCAAGAAAAAGCATCGGAGATATTTTATCAGCACCTATGTTATATCATAAACTGGCCACAAGGGCAGAACTTGAGAATAAGATATGCAAGCTTTTAGATATGGTCGGATTACCGGCTAATGCAAGATACAAATATCCTTTGGAATTCTCGGGAGGACAGAGGCAGCGAATTGGTATTGCTAGGGCATTGTCACTGAATCCCAGACTGATTATTTGTGATGAACCGGTAAGTGCTTTGGATGTATCCATACAGGCACAGGTACTTAATCTCTTAGTAGATCTGCAAAAAGAACTCAAGCTTACGTATCTCTTTATCGGTCATGGACTTGAAGCAGTAAAATATGTAAGCAATCGGATTGCAGTGATGTATTTGGGAAGAATTGTTGAAATCGCAGATGCAAAAGAACTGTTTACCAATCCCATTCATCCTTATACAAAAGCCTTGGTGAGTGCTGCTCCGGTACCTGATCCGGATGTAAGAGACAGAGAACGTTTGGTTTTAAAAGGGGAAATTCCTTCTTTAAATCATGTCCCTTCCGGCTGCCATTTTCATCCAAGATGCCCTTTTGCCAGAGAAGAATGCAGAGTAACAGATCCGGCACTGCTTGCAGTTCCGAATCAGAATGGCCATCATGTGGCATGTCCTGTTCTGATGAATGGAGAGGAGGCTAAGGATGCTTAA